DNA sequence from the SAR202 cluster bacterium genome:
TCTACCTGGAGATGGAGGACAACGGCTGGGAGCACCGCGCCGTCTACCACTCCCACACCCACAGCCCCGCCTACCCCTCCGACACCGACGTCCGAATGGCCGGCTGGCCGGAGGCTTACTATCTCATCGTCTCCCTGGAAGATAAAACAAAGCCCGTCATCCGCGCCTTCCGCATCGTTGACGGCAAGATTTCAGAAGAAACCCTTCGGGTGGTCTAAGCCCCGGTTATATTTGCTGGGCGGTGGTTGATTGAACATATTTTGGCGGCCCTTTCCCCTCTTCTTAGTCCTTGTCCTTCTCAGCCTTGCGTGCCGCGACTCTTCCCCCCCTTCTTCGCCCACCGCTGAAGACGCCGTCCCCGCCGGCACCGCCCTTCCCAAGTCCCTCCTCCAGATAGCCAGCGGCCGGCCTGCCCAGTCCCCCTGGGTCCAGGACCGCATCGACACCCTGGGCATCCTCTATAACATCTCCCCTGACGGTCTCGCGGCCCTCCATGCCCTGGAAGTCAACCAGACCGTCGGTAAGCCGGGCGCCTTCGGCAGCTACGGCTTCTTCAATTTCACCATCGTCGGCGAGTCCAAGCCCGTCCAGGTCATGCACGAGCTGGGCCACTCCTACTGGGGCGCCTTTCCCATCGACGGCGCCTCCCACCTCTCCTGGGAGCCCTCCGGCGGCGGCCTCCCCACTGCCATGGCCCGGTACCACGCCGATGTCCTCGATTTCATGGCCCAGCCGCCCGACCAGTACGAGCCTCTCCGCGAGCGATTTCGCGTCCTCCCCTCCCTCTCCATGGGCAACACCGAGCCCCTCTTTCATACCGTCGAGGCGGATATGGTCTATACCACCGCCGGGGACTTGGACCTGGTGCCTCCCATCCTGCGCAAGTACTGGCGCCAGTTCTTAGCCCCCGGCCCCTTCAACTCTTGGCTGGACGCCCTCGCCTGGTACCAGTCCCTCTCCACCAATGATCGGAATCTGGCTAACCGCTACCTTGGATTTGAGCACTTCGACCTCACCAACTACCGGACACTGCCGGCCCCCGCCTCGGCCAGGGTAGACCCCCTCGTCTCTACCGCCCTGCGCACCGAGGACCGCCAGCGTCTCCTGGACTTCGCCGGCCAGTGGGACCTCCTCCTGCTTCCCGCCGAGGACAAGCCAGACTTCCAGTTCTGGCGCGGCTATATGAACGACAAGCTGGACCTCCACAGAAGCCACCCCGCCCTCCTCACCGCCTCGCCTCTTCCCAATGCCGCGCCTCTGGCCGCTACCCTGGACTTCCTCACCGGCCTGAGCGGCCAGTCGGCCCAGGATAAAGCCCGCGCTGTCCATGCCCGCCTGGTCTACGACCCTTACCTCCCACCTCTCCTTCCCGCCCTGGACAACGCCACTCTGCTTGCCCTGTATCAGTCCGGCGTGGACATCTCTTCCAACACCATGCTGGGCGGGATGGAGGAGTTCCTTCAGCGCCTTCAAGCCCTCACGCCCGTGGTCAACGGCGTCATAGAAAGCGGCCGCGTCAGCCCCGCGGAGGGCGCAAAAAAGCTGACCGCCTACCTGACCAGCCTGGACTTGGCGGGCCGCAGGCAAGAGTTAAATCTCTTCTTCGACCTCCTCCGCGCCGCTGACCGCCGTGTCGCCTCCGATGTCATCTCCTCCCTCGATAACGCCCTTCTCCAGCGTCTCATCGAGTATGTGCCGGTGCCCCTCCGCTTCTCCCTCACGCCTCAGCGTACCCTCTCTGCCCTGGAAATAACCCCGGACGTCTCCAACTCCATCGCCTCCCGTGGCATTGCCCTTCTCATCCGGTACCACTCCGGTAACTACCGCATCGATGAGCCTTTCCACGACGAGCTATACCGAATCGTCTCCGCCCGCGCCGCCAAAGACCCCAACGCAGCGTTGCAGCTATTGGCCTCGACGCCCTTCCCCTGGGAGCGGTTCATCCTCCGCTATCCGACCGAGGCGGCCCGCATCCTGAGCGCCGACCTGGACTACGCCGTCCGAATCGTCAAAGCCTCGGATCCCATCGTCCTCCCACCCCAGCGCTTTGTCTACCGCCTCATCGCCGCCGACCCTCATCTCGCCGCTCGCATCCTCCAGCGCCTCGACAACCTGGGCAATAGGGAAATTGTCTTAGAATCGCTGGCCTACTTCGCCTACGACGCCCAGCGCAAAGCCCAGCTCCCCGCTTTGAACATATCCCTGGAATCAAACGGACGCTTCCTCGCCGCTCTCTTAGAGACCCTCGGCCAGCCGTGGCTTCAAGCCCGCCTCAGCGAGACCTTCTCCCTATATCACTCCCGCGTCGCCTCCAACGAATCGCCCCCTGACTTCCTCCAGGCCTGCCGCCACACCCTCGCCTCCGCCCTCTCCACCCTCCCCGCCGGCAGCCCGCGAGACTCACTAGAGGCCTTAATTATCGTTCTTTAGGGCTATACAATTCCTAAGCCAGGTCTCACTTCTTAGTGATACTGGTCATCCGAATGCGGCCTTCCTCTACGACCGAGAAATTTCCCGCCCAATCTATTCTGGATTTCAGTGCCGCAATAATAATAGAGGCGGCGCGAGCCGGACTTTTTGTTTCAATTCTCAAGAGGATAATGCCGTGTGATGCTTTAGCCCCTCGCAGGAAGGCAAGCTCGCCAAAGTCCTTATCAAAGGTCAGTAGGATTCTATCTTCAGTCTGAGCTCTCGCAAGGATTTCTTCATCACTACTACCTGGAATAGCTGTCCTGACCCATACCACGTCATAGCCGTTTTGACGCATTGCGGCCACGGCATCTCCAGGAACGTTCTCATCAGCCAGAATGCGCAATGCCGCCCTATACCTTCAGCGGGTACACCTTCTCGGCATGAAGTACCGCGCTGGCATAACCCAGGCATGCCCTGATATCTTCTCTAGTCAATCCTGGGTAGTTTTGCAAAATCTCGCCTTCAGTCCACCCCTGC
Encoded proteins:
- a CDS encoding M67 family metallopeptidase, with amino-acid sequence MPHCLSAGGCALLQLPKKFADEIVSHAFEEDPKECCGVLAGPKGRFIKRFPMTNVDQSPYRFSWEPKELLKVYLEMEDNGWEHRAVYHSHTHSPAYPSDTDVRMAGWPEAYYLIVSLEDKTKPVIRAFRIVDGKISEETLRVV
- a CDS encoding DUF433 domain-containing protein, translated to MDWKERIVVDPKILAGKPVVKGTRLAVEFVVDLLAQGWTEGEILQNYPGLTREDIRACLGYASAVLHAEKVYPLKV